A stretch of the Chitinophagaceae bacterium genome encodes the following:
- a CDS encoding DUF3817 domain-containing protein, whose translation MKLNFSNTSIGRLRLAGITEGISFLVLLFIAMPLKYMADIPEAVKYTGWVHGLLFIFYLFALTVVKITQSWSLKKTAISFLASLIPFGTFVMDREWKKEEQVVLALAKKS comes from the coding sequence ATGAAATTAAATTTTTCGAATACTTCTATCGGAAGGTTAAGGCTTGCAGGAATTACGGAAGGCATTTCTTTTTTAGTGCTGTTATTTATAGCAATGCCATTAAAATACATGGCAGATATTCCTGAAGCTGTGAAATATACCGGCTGGGTGCACGGACTGTTATTCATTTTCTATCTGTTTGCTCTGACGGTTGTGAAGATTACACAATCATGGTCGCTGAAAAAAACGGCCATCTCCTTTCTTGCTTCCTTAATTCCATTCGGCACATTTGTGATGGATCGTGAATGGAAGAAAGAAGAACAGGTGGTTTTAGCTTTGGCAAAGAAGAGCTAA
- a CDS encoding S9 family peptidase, with translation MPTRFFIAFSLLITFHNIAHSQNVMTPDLLWKLGRVAGENISPDGKNVIYGVTNYDMEANKGERNLYSIPVNGGGAKQITTTAGTEYNVQVTPSGKMGYLSNGQWWEGNWDGTDAKQVTTIEGGIDNVKFSTDGKYVLFSQEVKIQNTVTERYPDLQKANAHGADDLMYRHWDGWDDGAYNHVFYAAYTAVGITNPKDIMQGEAYDSPQTPFGGAEDFTFDAAATGIFYVCKKKSGKEAAVSTNSDIWYYSIANGTTVNITVDGKGYDTQPQMAPKSNMLAFTSMARDGYEADKNDLVVLNIATSKKYNLTKDWDETVESFRWSNDGSKIYFLAVKEGTEQLFEISLQKDIEKNTATNIRQVTNGPFDLNAIVGQSGDWIIASKSDMNHANELVRVNLKTGEVTVLTSVNKVAYEGISLSRVDKVWMKTTDGQKMLTWVIYPPDFDATKKYPTLLYCQGGPQSAVSQFYSFRWNFQLMAANGYIVVAPNRRGLPGFGTKWNEDISQDWGGQAIKDYLTAIDSAATWSFVDKSRLGAVGASYGGYSVYMLEGASNGRFKSMISHCGVFDLNSWYATTEEIWFANWDVGGPFWLKPQPKSYMLSNPVNFIDRWRTPIMVIEGERDYRIPYTQGLAAYQYAQLKGIKSRLLVFPDEGHWILKPQNSLLWQREFFRWLDETLKN, from the coding sequence ATGCCAACCAGATTTTTCATCGCATTTTCCCTCTTAATTACCTTCCACAACATTGCGCACTCACAAAATGTAATGACTCCTGATCTCTTGTGGAAGCTCGGAAGAGTGGCCGGTGAGAATATTTCTCCTGATGGCAAGAATGTGATTTATGGTGTTACCAATTATGACATGGAAGCGAACAAAGGTGAACGAAATCTTTATTCTATTCCTGTAAATGGTGGCGGAGCAAAGCAGATTACAACAACAGCCGGAACAGAATACAATGTGCAGGTAACACCTTCAGGAAAAATGGGTTACCTCTCCAATGGACAATGGTGGGAAGGAAATTGGGATGGAACAGATGCAAAACAAGTAACCACTATTGAAGGAGGAATTGACAATGTAAAATTTTCAACGGATGGAAAATATGTTTTGTTTTCACAGGAAGTAAAAATTCAAAATACAGTTACCGAACGCTATCCTGATTTGCAAAAAGCCAATGCGCATGGCGCTGACGATCTCATGTACCGCCATTGGGATGGTTGGGATGATGGCGCTTACAACCACGTTTTTTATGCAGCTTACACTGCTGTTGGCATCACGAATCCGAAAGATATTATGCAGGGTGAAGCATACGACAGTCCGCAAACTCCTTTTGGCGGTGCTGAAGATTTTACCTTCGATGCTGCAGCAACCGGCATTTTCTATGTTTGTAAAAAGAAAAGTGGAAAAGAAGCGGCTGTCAGCACCAACTCAGATATCTGGTATTATTCCATTGCCAACGGCACTACCGTGAATATTACAGTGGATGGAAAGGGATATGATACACAACCTCAGATGGCTCCCAAGTCCAACATGCTTGCTTTCACAAGCATGGCGCGCGATGGATATGAAGCGGATAAAAATGACCTGGTTGTTTTAAATATTGCAACCAGTAAAAAATACAACCTCACTAAAGACTGGGACGAAACAGTTGAATCTTTTCGATGGAGTAATGACGGTTCGAAAATTTATTTCCTTGCGGTGAAAGAAGGAACAGAGCAACTGTTTGAAATTTCCCTGCAAAAGGACATTGAAAAAAATACAGCAACAAATATCCGGCAGGTTACCAACGGACCATTCGATTTGAATGCAATCGTAGGTCAGTCTGGCGATTGGATCATTGCGTCGAAGAGCGATATGAATCATGCAAATGAATTGGTGCGCGTGAATTTAAAAACCGGTGAAGTAACTGTGCTTACATCCGTGAATAAAGTTGCTTATGAAGGCATCAGCTTAAGCCGGGTAGATAAAGTGTGGATGAAAACAACTGACGGACAAAAAATGCTGACATGGGTGATCTATCCACCTGATTTCGATGCAACTAAAAAGTATCCGACATTGCTTTATTGCCAGGGCGGACCACAATCTGCTGTTTCCCAATTTTATTCTTTTCGATGGAATTTTCAGTTGATGGCTGCAAATGGTTACATCGTGGTGGCACCCAATCGACGTGGTTTGCCTGGCTTCGGAACAAAATGGAATGAAGACATCAGCCAGGATTGGGGCGGACAAGCCATTAAGGATTATCTCACTGCTATCGACTCTGCGGCCACCTGGAGCTTCGTTGATAAATCAAGATTAGGCGCGGTTGGTGCGAGCTATGGAGGATATTCAGTGTATATGCTGGAAGGTGCGAGCAATGGGCGTTTCAAATCGATGATTTCTCATTGCGGTGTATTTGATCTTAACAGTTGGTACGCAACTACAGAAGAAATCTGGTTTGCAAACTGGGATGTCGGCGGACCATTCTGGTTGAAGCCCCAACCGAAAAGTTATATGCTTTCTAATCCTGTCAATTTTATTGACAGGTGGCGAACACCGATTATGGTGATTGAAGGAGAACGCGATTACCGCATTCCTTACACGCAAGGATTGGCAGCTTACCAATATGCACAACTCAAAGGCATAAAAAGCCGGTTGCTTGTTTTTCCTGATGAAGGACATTGGATACTGAAACCACAAAACAGCTTGCTGTGGCAAAGGGAATTCTTCAGGTGGTTGGATGAGACGTTGAAGAATTAG
- a CDS encoding protein-L-isoaspartate(D-aspartate) O-methyltransferase, protein MNEADTFRHKGMRKKLVEVVRAKGIHDVEVLRAMETVPRHLFAFESAFIERAYEDTAFPIGEGQTISQPYTVAYQTQLLELKKSDKLLEVGTGSGYQACILAEMKARIFTIERMKKLYEKTKALLPTLGYSQVKCFYGDGYEGLTSFAPFDKILVTAAAPFLPEKLLTQLKTGGILVIPVGSGEMQLMKRYTKISEAEIKEEVFDTFKFVPLLPGKKS, encoded by the coding sequence ATGAACGAAGCAGATACTTTCCGTCATAAAGGCATGCGCAAAAAATTAGTGGAGGTTGTGAGAGCCAAAGGCATTCATGATGTGGAGGTTTTGCGTGCCATGGAAACGGTGCCACGTCATTTGTTTGCTTTTGAAAGCGCCTTTATAGAACGTGCTTATGAAGACACCGCTTTCCCGATAGGTGAAGGCCAAACTATTTCGCAACCTTACACAGTTGCTTATCAAACTCAATTGCTCGAACTGAAAAAGAGCGACAAATTATTGGAAGTAGGAACAGGTTCAGGTTACCAGGCCTGCATTCTCGCTGAAATGAAAGCGCGTATATTTACGATTGAGCGGATGAAAAAATTGTATGAAAAAACAAAAGCACTGCTACCAACACTTGGCTATTCGCAGGTAAAATGTTTCTATGGCGACGGTTATGAAGGACTTACTTCGTTTGCACCGTTTGATAAAATACTGGTGACTGCAGCAGCACCTTTTCTCCCTGAAAAATTATTGACACAATTAAAAACAGGTGGCATACTTGTGATTCCGGTTGGAAGCGGCGAAATGCAACTTATGAAACGATACACTAAAATTTCTGAAGCAGAAATTAAAGAAGAGGTGTTTGATACGTTTAAGTTTGTACCATTGCTGCCGGGAAAGAAGAGCTGA
- a CDS encoding phosphoglucomutase/phosphomannomutase family protein, which yields MTPIKFGTDGWRAIIAQDYTVDNVTRVAYATALWIKKNYPEPKVLIGYDCRFGGQLFAETTAKVMCANGVKVFLAEGFVSTPMVSMGTKHFGAGMGVVITASHNPPSYNGFKLKSEAGGPSSPAIIAEVERMIPDTIEVATVSLTAYESGGLLEYVDLETLYVDLVRKNFDLDGINNSNVIVAYDAMYGAGQNVIPQVLKSPILLHCDYNPSFKGQAPEPLDRNLQELASLIKNSPQNVCGWATDGDADRIGMYDEDGNFVDAHHIILLLIHYLHKYKNMNGKVVVAFSVSDKVKKMCLKYGLPIEVTQIGFKYISEKMVKEDVLVGGEESGGIAVKGHIPERDGIWDGLILLEFMAKTGKTMKQIIQEVYDVVGSFSFDRLDLHLDEALKQQIVQNCKENKYTSFGKYTVQRVEDIDGFKYHFSDNEWIMIRASGTEPLLRVYGEAPTKAEVTELLQTAKKALLG from the coding sequence ATGACTCCCATAAAATTTGGAACAGACGGATGGCGCGCCATCATTGCACAGGATTATACGGTTGACAATGTTACCAGGGTTGCTTACGCAACCGCTTTGTGGATCAAAAAAAATTATCCGGAGCCCAAAGTGCTTATCGGCTATGATTGCCGGTTTGGCGGACAGTTGTTTGCCGAAACAACAGCAAAAGTGATGTGCGCCAATGGTGTTAAAGTATTTCTGGCCGAAGGGTTTGTTTCTACGCCAATGGTTTCTATGGGTACAAAACATTTCGGAGCAGGCATGGGAGTGGTAATTACCGCCAGCCACAATCCCCCTTCTTACAATGGATTTAAATTGAAGAGTGAAGCAGGCGGACCAAGTTCACCAGCTATTATTGCGGAAGTAGAGCGTATGATTCCTGATACCATCGAAGTGGCCACTGTTTCGTTAACAGCGTATGAATCGGGTGGATTACTGGAATACGTTGACCTTGAAACTTTGTACGTCGATTTAGTGCGTAAAAATTTTGACCTGGATGGAATCAACAACAGCAATGTAATAGTTGCGTATGATGCCATGTATGGCGCAGGACAAAACGTGATTCCGCAGGTTTTGAAAAGTCCGATCCTGTTGCATTGCGATTACAATCCTTCTTTCAAAGGTCAGGCACCTGAACCGCTCGATCGCAATTTACAAGAGCTTGCATCGCTCATTAAAAATTCTCCTCAAAATGTCTGCGGATGGGCGACTGATGGTGATGCAGACCGGATTGGGATGTACGATGAAGATGGAAATTTTGTAGATGCACACCACATCATCTTGCTGCTTATTCACTATTTGCACAAGTATAAAAATATGAATGGCAAAGTGGTGGTGGCATTCTCAGTCTCTGATAAAGTAAAGAAGATGTGCCTGAAATATGGATTACCTATTGAAGTCACCCAGATCGGTTTCAAATACATCAGCGAGAAAATGGTGAAAGAAGATGTGCTGGTAGGTGGAGAAGAATCCGGTGGCATTGCAGTGAAAGGACATATTCCGGAGCGCGATGGTATTTGGGATGGATTGATCTTACTGGAGTTTATGGCGAAAACCGGCAAGACGATGAAACAGATTATCCAGGAAGTGTATGATGTGGTTGGGTCTTTCAGCTTTGACCGTCTTGATCTGCACCTTGATGAAGCTTTGAAACAACAGATCGTCCAGAATTGCAAAGAAAATAAATACACTTCTTTTGGAAAATATACGGTGCAACGCGTCGAAGATATTGACGGTTTCAAATATCATTTCAGTGATAACGAATGGATCATGATACGCGCATCAGGCACAGAACCTTTGCTGCGGGTTTATGGTGAAGCGCCTACAAAAGCTGAGGTGACGGAATTGTTACAGACAGCAAAGAAGGCTTTATTAGGTTGA
- a CDS encoding valine--tRNA ligase, with translation MELPKTFDPTGLDDRWYQRWMDQRLFESKPDEREPYTIVIPPPNVTGVLHMGHALNNTIQDICIRRARMQGKNACWVPGTDHASISTEAKVVAMLREKGIEKRELSRDEFLKYAWEWRDKYGGIILKQIRKLGCSCDWNRTTFTMDDDYYRAVIQVFIDLYKKGHIYRGNKMINWDPKAKTSLSDEEVIKREVKSKLYFLRYKLEGDGDEWITIATVRPETILGDTAICVHPEDDRYKNLIGRFALVPLINRRIPIIADEYVEREFGTGALKVTPAHDMNDYNLGLKHHLEVIDTLNEDGTMSKAAQLYIGQDRFECRKNIVKDLEAQGHLVKVEEYTNQIGFSERTDVVVEPRISMQWWCNMKEMAKPALEAVMQEEIKFYPSKFKNTYRLWMESIRDWCISRQLWWGHRIPVWYAPDGRFAVAETVAEALNILNQESTTKATNSLLTIDHSPLTIHDLKQDEDVLDTWFSSWLWPFEVFKGLSNPGNEEMKYYYPTQTLVTAPEIIFFWVARMIMSGFEYMKEKPFDQVYFTGIVRDKQGRKMSKSLGNSPDLLGLIDQYGADAVRFGVLISSPAGNDILYDEKLVEQGRNFNNKIWNVLRLVKGWEVAEDLSKNQSESAANLFATEWFENRLNGAAHQIEKLFKQFDISQALKEIYSLIWDDFCSWYLEMIKPEFGQPIDDYSFNKTIEFLERLMQLLHPFMPFITEEVFQQIRERGESEFVMISQFPEVPEPDSFIMADGEKVKQIITTIRDIRNRNGLKQKDKLTLYVSTGMELGDGMKKNISRLAMLSAIEETAKDVEQSFSFLIGADKFFLESPQGLDSGEEQSRLEKDIEYQRGFLTSVMKKLDNQNFVAKASSDIIDKEKKKAEDAQEKIRLMEERLRVIAR, from the coding sequence ATGGAATTGCCCAAAACATTTGACCCAACCGGATTAGACGATCGCTGGTATCAGCGATGGATGGATCAACGCCTGTTCGAATCAAAACCCGACGAAAGGGAACCTTATACTATTGTAATTCCTCCACCCAACGTCACAGGTGTATTGCACATGGGTCATGCACTCAACAATACCATCCAGGATATCTGCATTCGTCGCGCACGCATGCAGGGAAAAAATGCATGCTGGGTTCCGGGAACAGATCATGCTTCTATTTCCACAGAAGCAAAAGTGGTAGCGATGCTGCGTGAAAAAGGTATTGAGAAGCGTGAACTTTCGCGCGATGAGTTTCTGAAATATGCCTGGGAATGGCGCGATAAATATGGTGGCATCATCCTGAAACAAATCCGCAAACTGGGTTGCAGTTGCGACTGGAACCGGACCACTTTCACGATGGACGATGATTATTATCGTGCGGTAATTCAAGTGTTCATTGATCTCTATAAAAAAGGCCACATTTATCGTGGTAACAAAATGATCAACTGGGATCCGAAAGCCAAAACATCATTGAGCGATGAAGAAGTGATTAAGAGAGAAGTGAAGTCAAAACTTTATTTTCTCCGATATAAATTGGAAGGTGATGGCGATGAATGGATCACGATTGCCACAGTTCGTCCCGAAACTATTTTAGGTGACACTGCAATTTGTGTGCATCCTGAGGATGACCGGTACAAAAATCTCATAGGTCGTTTTGCTTTGGTTCCGCTCATCAATCGACGTATTCCCATCATCGCAGATGAATATGTGGAGCGCGAATTTGGAACCGGTGCATTAAAGGTGACACCGGCGCACGACATGAATGATTACAACCTTGGTCTGAAACATCATTTGGAAGTAATTGATACCCTCAACGAAGATGGAACGATGAGTAAAGCTGCACAGCTTTACATTGGTCAGGATCGATTCGAGTGTAGAAAAAATATTGTGAAGGACTTAGAGGCGCAAGGACATTTAGTAAAAGTAGAAGAGTACACCAACCAGATTGGATTTTCCGAGCGAACAGATGTCGTGGTGGAGCCACGCATTTCTATGCAATGGTGGTGTAACATGAAGGAAATGGCAAAGCCTGCTTTGGAAGCGGTGATGCAGGAAGAAATTAAATTCTATCCTTCAAAATTCAAAAACACCTATCGTTTATGGATGGAAAGCATCCGCGACTGGTGCATCAGCCGTCAACTTTGGTGGGGACATAGAATTCCGGTTTGGTATGCACCTGATGGAAGATTCGCGGTAGCTGAAACTGTAGCAGAAGCATTAAACATTTTGAACCAGGAATCAACAACCAAAGCAACCAATTCCCTTCTCACAATTGACCATTCACCACTCACCATTCACGATCTCAAACAGGACGAAGATGTTCTCGACACCTGGTTTTCCAGTTGGCTCTGGCCTTTTGAAGTGTTCAAAGGATTGAGCAATCCCGGAAATGAAGAGATGAAATATTATTATCCAACGCAAACATTGGTTACAGCGCCTGAAATCATTTTTTTCTGGGTGGCGCGAATGATCATGAGTGGCTTTGAATACATGAAGGAAAAGCCCTTCGACCAGGTTTACTTTACCGGTATTGTTCGTGATAAACAGGGAAGAAAAATGTCGAAGTCATTGGGTAATTCGCCGGACTTACTGGGCTTGATTGATCAATATGGTGCTGATGCAGTGCGATTCGGAGTGCTCATTTCTTCTCCTGCAGGTAATGATATTTTGTATGATGAAAAGCTGGTAGAGCAGGGAAGAAATTTCAACAATAAAATATGGAACGTATTAAGACTGGTGAAAGGGTGGGAGGTTGCAGAAGATCTTTCAAAAAATCAATCGGAGAGTGCCGCTAATTTGTTTGCGACTGAGTGGTTTGAAAACAGGTTGAACGGTGCCGCACACCAGATTGAAAAATTATTCAAACAGTTTGATATTTCTCAGGCATTAAAGGAAATTTATTCGTTGATATGGGATGATTTCTGTTCGTGGTACCTTGAAATGATCAAACCTGAATTTGGTCAGCCGATTGATGATTATTCCTTCAATAAGACCATCGAATTTTTAGAACGGTTGATGCAACTGCTTCATCCTTTCATGCCATTTATTACTGAAGAAGTCTTTCAGCAAATTCGTGAAAGGGGAGAAAGCGAATTTGTAATGATCTCACAATTCCCTGAAGTTCCTGAACCTGATTCATTCATAATGGCTGATGGTGAAAAAGTGAAACAGATCATCACGACAATTCGTGACATCCGCAACCGCAACGGGCTGAAGCAAAAGGATAAATTGACACTGTATGTTTCTACGGGAATGGAACTTGGTGACGGAATGAAAAAAAATATTTCGAGACTGGCCATGCTTAGCGCGATTGAAGAAACTGCAAAGGACGTGGAGCAATCATTTTCTTTTCTGATTGGCGCCGATAAATTTTTCCTTGAATCACCTCAAGGACTTGACTCCGGAGAAGAACAATCCAGGCTCGAAAAGGACATCGAATACCAACGTGGCTTTTTAACTTCTGTAATGAAGAAACTTGACAATCAGAATTTTGTCGCAAAAGCTTCATCAGATATCATTGACAAGGAGAAGAAAAAAGCCGAAGATGCACAGGAAAAAATCCGGTTGATGGAAGAAAGATTGCGGGTGATTGCCCGATAG
- a CDS encoding acyl-CoA dehydrogenase family protein, which produces MPIDRYQQPDYYQVDELLTDEQKLIRDTVRAWVKKEVSPIIEDYAQRAEFPKQLIKGLAEQGCFGPTIPVEYGGGGLDHISYGLMMQEIERGDSGVRSTASVQGSLVMYPIYAYGSEEQRKKYLPKLASGEWMGCFGLTEPDYGSNPSDMITNIKDAGDHVILNGAKMWISNSPFADIAVVWAKDEAGVIRGLIVERGMKGFTTPETHGKWSLRASATGELVFDNVQVPKENILPNVKGLKGPLGCLSKARYGIAWGALGAAMDCYDSALRYSQERIQFGRPIGGFQLTQKKLAEMITEITKAQLLVWRLGVLMNENRATPGQISMAKRNSVEIALNIAREARQIHGGMGITGEYPIMRHMMNLESVVTYEGTHDIHLLITGMDVTGLNAFK; this is translated from the coding sequence ATGCCCATAGATCGTTACCAGCAACCGGATTATTACCAGGTAGATGAATTATTAACCGATGAGCAGAAACTGATTCGAGATACAGTTCGTGCATGGGTAAAAAAGGAAGTTTCTCCCATTATTGAGGACTATGCACAACGTGCTGAGTTTCCCAAACAGTTGATCAAAGGGTTGGCAGAGCAAGGTTGTTTTGGTCCAACCATTCCGGTTGAATATGGCGGAGGTGGCCTGGATCATATTTCTTATGGACTGATGATGCAGGAAATTGAGCGTGGTGATTCAGGTGTTCGTTCAACGGCTTCTGTACAGGGTTCTTTGGTGATGTATCCGATTTATGCGTATGGAAGTGAAGAGCAACGTAAAAAATATTTACCGAAGCTGGCAAGCGGAGAATGGATGGGTTGTTTCGGATTGACGGAGCCTGATTATGGTTCCAACCCTTCCGACATGATCACCAATATTAAAGATGCCGGCGACCATGTGATTTTAAATGGCGCAAAAATGTGGATCTCCAATTCACCTTTTGCAGATATTGCGGTAGTGTGGGCAAAAGACGAAGCAGGCGTCATCCGTGGATTGATTGTAGAGCGCGGCATGAAAGGATTCACCACGCCTGAAACACATGGTAAATGGTCGTTGCGGGCATCCGCTACGGGAGAATTGGTTTTCGATAACGTTCAGGTTCCAAAGGAAAATATTCTTCCGAATGTAAAAGGACTGAAAGGTCCATTGGGTTGCTTGAGCAAAGCACGTTACGGAATTGCATGGGGCGCATTAGGTGCTGCGATGGATTGTTATGATTCTGCGTTGCGTTATTCACAGGAACGCATTCAGTTCGGCAGGCCGATAGGAGGGTTTCAGCTCACGCAAAAGAAACTTGCTGAGATGATTACAGAAATCACCAAAGCACAACTATTGGTTTGGCGATTGGGCGTATTGATGAATGAAAACCGTGCAACACCCGGACAAATTTCCATGGCGAAAAGAAATTCTGTGGAAATCGCATTAAACATTGCGCGGGAAGCAAGACAGATACACGGCGGCATGGGCATTACCGGCGAATATCCGATCATGCGACACATGATGAATCTTGAATCAGTTGTAACTTATGAAGGAACACATGATATTCATCTGTTGATTACGGGAATGGATGTTACAGGGTTGAATGCATTTAAGTAA